One candidate division TA06 bacterium genomic window, AGGTTCTTAGGTCCCTCGAGATTGATGCCGAGGTTGTTCTTGTAAAGGATATAGAGGAGATGACATCGCGAGGAGTCTTGAGAACGCCCGCGGTGTTTGTGGATGGGAAGAAAGCGTCGGAAGGAAAGGTACCTGGACCGGAAGAGATAAAGGAGTGGCTGACCGGCAAGTAGACAGCAGTCACAGATTGATTCGAACTGGTAGAGGTTGATTCCCATGGAAAAGACACGCACTATTGTGTCAGTCGTGATGGCAGTCGTTCTCGCCATATGGGTGCTGTGTGGGTGTTCGCGTGATAGCGAACACGCGCATTCAAACGCGCTTGAATCGAGTGACCGTTCCGCTAGTAACGGGCAGCACAAAGATGCTGCAGCAGAAGTCGCGTCAACGGCAGTTAGTGTTGACAATGTTCGCTTTGTGCTGATTGTATCTAGTGAGACTTGCCAGTGTGCTCTCGAGAAGTGCCGTGAGAACGAGAAATATCTGGCGGAGACACTTCGCAGGCTTGGCCTTGGCTCCAATCTGGACATTGTTGATCATGCCAAAGAAGAAGACAAGGCTGTTCAGCTCTTCAAGGAATACCGAGTTCACTTCATCCCTTCTTTTCTTGTGCTTGACGGAGACGGAAAAGTCCTCTTCAAGAATGAGTGGGACATCGACCACATTGCGTTTGAGGAGTTACTGACCAGCTTAGGGAATACACAATGATTCAGTCTCTAATATCAGGCGCTGAGCAGGCCATAAGAAGCTCCCCGTGGCTTGCTCCCTTGCTTGTCTTCCTCGGAGGACTGCTGACAGCTTCAAATCCGTGCGTCTTGGCCATGATACCTCTGGCTATCGCTTTTGTCAGTGGGAATGAGTCAGTCAAGTCATGGCGAAGCGGTGCGCTGTTTTCACTCTTTTTTGTTTTGGGGCTTTCGTTCACATTTGCTATTTTGGGCGTGATTGCTGCGCTGGCCGGGAGGTTGCTGGGTGATGTCGGACCATTCTGGAAATACATAATCCTCATTGTATGCCTTGCCATGGGTGGCCACCTACTTGGGTTCCTCAAGTTCAGATCTTCCTTCTCGAGCCGAATCGAGGTCAGAAAAGGGGGGTTTCTCGGAGCTTTCATCTTGGGTCTCCTTTTTGGTACAGTCTCGACCCCGTGTGCAGCTCCCATTCTTGTAGTACTTCTAACGTATCTGGCAGCGAGCAAGAGCAGCGTACCTTTCGGGGTCTTGCTTCTCTTCTGCTACGCTCTGGGACACTCCGTTCTTGTCCTGGCCTCTGGAGTTTCCTTCGGGTTTGTGAAACAGGTGGTAAGTTCTGAAAGATTTGCTAGAACGAATATGTGGCTGCAAAAGGGCGCAGGGATCCTTATTATTGGGGTCGGCGTCTTTTTGTTCCTCTCCAGGTAGATCCTGCACATAGTACACCAACCTCCAGGAGTAGTCTCCCGGTTTTCTCAGAATACCGCTTGACAAGACTTGATAGTCGGCGTATATTTAGTTGAAAATGAAAGTCAAAGTCAAAAATAGTTCGGAACGGGTGGCGTTGCTCCAGTTCAAGAAGTACATTCGCTCTCAGGGCCTGAAATGGACTCAACAGAGGGAACTGATAGGGTCGTTGTTCCTCAGCAAAAGGTCCCATCTCAGCGCCCAAGAGGTCTATGATGAAGTGAGGAAGAAGGACCCGAGAGTAGGATATTCCACGGTGTACAGAACACTGAAGCTTGCCGTTGACGCGGGTCTTGTCTCTGAACGGAGATTTGGGCCTGATGAGACCCTTTTCGAGCCTGCTACAGAAGAGAAACATCATGACCACTTGATATGCAAGAAATGCGGAAGGATTATTGAATTTGAGAACGCAAAGATAGAGGATCTCCAGAAGGAGGTTGCCAGGGAGAAGAACTTCGAGATTAGAGAACGCAGGTTGGTCCTCTACGGTTACTGCAGCAAATGCCACCAGCGGAGGAGGAGACAATGACATGGAAACAATGAATCTTACGCAGCTGGAGTCCGGACAGTCCGGAGAAGTCGTCTTTATCGAGGGTGGTCGCAACGTGACGTGTAAGCTGAGCGTCATGGGGATAAGAGTTGGTGTGACGGTCACAAAGATCACCAGTCAGTTGATGAGAGGGCCAGTCTCAATCCAGGTGGGAGGCACTCAGCTTGCCATAGGTTACGGCATGGCGAGAAGAATCATTGTTGAGGTAGATGAATGAAGGCCGTCCTCCTTATGGGGAACCCGAACGTGGGGAAGAGTGTACTCTTCTCACGGCTCACTGGAGTCTATGTAGTCGCCTCGAACTACCCCGGTACGACCGTAGAGTATACTAAAGGTTTCATGATGCTGGGTGGAGAAAAGGCTGTGGTCATCGATGCTCCTGGAACCTACACTCTAGAGCCGGCCTCAAGAGCTGAGGAGGTTGCATCCGAATTGCTGGAGGAAGCTGACGTGGTCATCAATGTTGTGGATGCCACAAATCTTGAGCGCAATCTCAATCTCACCCTTGAGCTCATCAAGAAAGGAATTCCCTTCATCATCGCCCTGAATCTATGGGACGAATCGAAACATACAGGAATCTCTATTGATGTTAGGAGCCTTGAAGAGTCGCTTGGTGTGCCGGTTGTCCCAACCTCCGCCATAAGCGGAGAGGGGATCAAGACTCTGGTGTCCCGGGTGGCAGAAGCAAATCCGGGCTCCTACCAATACAAGGAAGAGGAGAGGTGGTTTGAGATCGGGAGGCTTGTGGATTTTGTGCAGAAGGTGAGCCATCGCCACCACACTTTCCTTGAAAGGCTGGCAGATGCTTCGGTAATGCCGGCCACCGGGATTCCCATAGCACTAATCGTTATGTTCGCAATCTTTCAAATCATAAGATGGGTGGGTGAGAGTCTCATAGCATATGTCTTTGAACCCATTTTTGAAAAGCTTTGGGCTCCGCTTGTAATGAGGCTCTCTGCGCTGCTTGGCTCAGGAGGTTTTATCCACGACGTATTGATCGGGAAGTTGGTTGAGGGCGAGATCGATTTTGTGGAATCCCTGGGGCTGTTGACCACAGGGCTGTTTGTCCCTTTTGCCATGGTCCTTCCGTATGTTTTCGCGTTCTATTTTGTGTTGAGCTTCCTGGAGGATTCCGGCTATCTGCCCAGATTGGGCGTCCTGGTTGACACGGTTATGCACAGGTTGGGGCTTCACGGGCTGTCAGTAATTCCCATGCTCCTGGGTTTGGGGTGCAATGTTCCAGGAGCCATGGCCACCAGGGTACTGGAGACCCGAAGGGAAAGGTTCATCGCAGCCACGTTGATGGCCATATGTGTTCCCTGTATGGCACAGATTGCAATGATTGTAGGCCTTGTTGGGAGACACGGTGCCGCCGGGCTGGGTGTCGTTTTTGGAACCCTTTTTGCTGTCTGGATAATCATCGGTCTGGTGATGAACCGTTTTCTTAAAGGTGAGAGTCCGGAGATTTTCGTCGAGATCCCTCCGTACCGGCCCCCCTATCTTGTCGGGCTAATGAAAAAACTGTGGATGCGGACGACACATTTTCTCAAAGAGGCGGTGCCGTGGGTCATTATTGGAGTATTCATTGTAAACATCCTCTACGCGCTTCATATAATTGACTTTATCGGAAAAATAACCGCTCCTGTCATCACACGAGTTCTGGGACTTCCTCGTGAGGCAGTTGGGGCTCTTATCATAGGGTTTCTGAGAAAAGATGTTGCGGTGGGAATGCTTTCGCCCCTGGGACTTAACTTGCGTCAACTCATCGTGGCAAGCGTGGTTCTAACCATGTATTTCCCATGTGTGGCGACATTCATCATCTTGATCAAAGAATTGGGCATAAAGGATATGGCCAAATCGGCTGTGATCATGGTCACGTCCGCTGTTGCCGTGGGCGGAATCCTTAATCTTATACTAAGAATCTTCTAGCTGTTACCCAGAGCTCCCGCATTTGTAGGGGCAGGGTCTCCCTGCCCAAACGAAGAGGGCGCGGAGACCCTCCTTCGCCTTGCCTGACTACGGAGTGCAAGCTAACGCATGGCTTCGGAGGACAGACCGGCCCCTACATTGCGCATCTTAGTACGGAGGGACAGCAGATCCTTCGACTCCGTCCTTCGCCTACTGCTCAAGACTTGTCTCAGGACGAAAAATGACTCGTGCCATCTAAGGATGGCATGGCCCTTTTCCGTTTGACTTTGATTTTTGCAATCTGCAATTTGAAATCAGTAGTTTAAGTGTCTATCTCCCGTACCTTCCCATTAGCTGTCCCTGAGCGAGGATGTGCCCTTCCATGGCTGCGAGGAGCTCTTTTTTTGTTATACCTGAATCAAGAGCAAGGTCTGTATCAAGGGCATAGAGCTTGAAAAAGTACCTGTGTGGCGCGCCTTTGGGCGGACATGGGCCGCCGTAGCCAATTCTTCTGAAGTCTGTGATTCCCTGCTTCACACTCTCCAGAACTGTCCTTTCGGCCGGCACAGCCTCTGGCAAGTCAGTCGTATCTGCAGGTATGCCATATATCACCCAGTGAACCCAGATCCCCATTGGTGCGTCGGGGTCATCGCAGATTAGAGCAAGACCCCTGGTGCCGTCCGGCACCCCTGACCAGGACAGAGCCGGTGAAACATCTTCTCCATCACAGGTGTGCTTTCTGGGAATAATCCCACCTTCTTCAAATGCACTGCTCTTAATCTCGATTGACATAACCTTGCCAACCTCCTCTTTCGCTTTCTGATGCTCAGTCTCTTGACCAGCCTGGCAGCAAGCTACGGCGACCACCACTGCAATAACAAACAAGATCCGCAGCATATTTTGACCTCCTTTTCCTATTGCATTCGTTGCTACACTCTGGCATCCACAATTCTAGGTCTTCGGCCAACAATGTCAAGCACCTTACACCTCGTGAAACGAGGGCTCGTGAGACGAGCGCCCGTGGAACGAGCCAGGCGGGCAGGCCCCGTGTGTCTCGCTTCGCGAGAAACGGGGCAAGCAGGTATGAACTTCTGAACTTTTGTTATGCCGACGTGTCGTGTGGAATTTCGAATGGGAGCGGATGGGGGTCGGGAATTTCCTAGTTTCGTTTTGCTAGTCGTTGGCCTTCCGCGTCCAGTAGGGGCTGGAGATACCCTCAAATGCTGACATAGCTGCCGCTGCGCCTTCGCCCACAGCAGTGACGATTTGCCTTACTGCTCCAGTCACATCTCCTGCGGCATATATCCGAGGGATGTTGGTCTTGCCTTTTCGGTCCACTTTTATGAAGCCCGAATCCGACAACTCTATGCCCACTTCCGTAGCCAATTGTATGTTGGGGACCTCACCGATTGACACGAAGAGACCGTCAGTCTTTGCCTCCTGTGTAGTGTTGTCTTTCGTGTTTTTCAGTTTCACGCCATCGAGTTTGTCTTTGCCAAGGATCTCCTCGACGGCGGAGTCCCAGATAACCGGGATGTTCTCTTTCTTCACAGATTCCTGAAGGTATTTCTCCGCCCTGAACTGGTCTCTTCTGTGGACTATCCTGACGTTTGCACGGAGGCTCTTGAGATAGAGTGCGTCGGTCAGCGCGGTATTGCCGCCACCGACCACAATCACGTCCCTTCCTTTGTAGAGGTTGCCGTCGCACATGGCGCAGTAACTGACGCCATGTCCAAAAAACCTATCCTCGCCGCGTGCCTTCAGTTTTCTATATCGGGCCCCGGTCGCCAGAATGAGCGCTTTTGCCACATAGCGGGCCCGGTTAGTGATCGCCTCTATGTTCTTTCCGATTTTGATCTCCCTCACCTCTTCACCCTCTCGAACATTCACATAGTTCTGGGCATGGGCGCTGATCATCTCCATCAGCTTCTTTCCCGCGATATTATCAAAACCAGGATAGTTCTCCACTGATGGCGTTACCAGGACCTGTCCGCCGATGGTTTCCTTCTCCAGGACAACTGCATTAAGCCCGCTTCTCTCTGCGTAGATGCCGGCTGTCAATCCTGCTGGTCCGGCACCGACTATCACCACATCTGCTTCAACCATTTCTTCGTCAACAGAAGGTGCCCACTCTTCTACTGGTTCCAGTGTGACCAGCTCAGAAATGAATCTTTCTTCAGGCTCAAATCCAAGGCCCATAGTCTTACCATTTATTACTGTATGTGGAACCGACCCCACATTGTACTTCTTGGCGAGGTCAACATTTTCGTTCGAATCAACACACTCACCAGATACAAGGTCCGGTTTTTCAATGGCGGCCCTGAAGGCGTTCAAAACCTGGCCTGGGCAGTACGGGCATGCCAGGGTTACAAAAACCTGCACATTCCTTTTCTCACTTAGCTTGGATAGAATTTCCTTTGAGGCTTTCGAAAGACCGCTCTGTCTACGGGACACCAGCATAATTGTCTCGATAAATGACCTTCCCTCTTCACCTGCCGGCGCGCCCGTATATCGAATCCGGTATTGTTCGGGGTTGATGAGCACAGTGGGCGAGCTTGCAACGTCGTACTTCTTTGATTTTGCGTCGGCTACTGAATTCAAATTTACCTGTATCTTGCTGCTCAGTTTTGCCAGATCCCTGGTAAACTTCACTGTCACATCATTGTACGGATCGTTCTCCCCCTTCTTGGTGAAAACCTCGAGTACCACTTTTTCCTTCATTTCCTTGAACATCTCAAACAACGTCTGCCTGGCATCTCTTTCGATAAACCAGTCTTCTTCTTTTTCTTCAGTCTTCTTCCTCCCGGTTTTGGCCATGGTTTTTCTCCTTAGCAAGACTTTTCTTGCCCATATTACTCCAACACAGAGCAGTGTGCAATTAGATTGTTTCCAAGCATGGTAATCCCGCGAAGCGGGGAAGACACCTACAGACTTATGGCAGTTGCCGCACTGCCCAAGATGTCAAATGTCAAGTCAAAGATCCTGCCTGTCGCACGCAAAGCGCCCACTTTGCCCATCCGGGAGAGCAATCTGTTTGCGCTCCAGACCTTATACTCAATCCCTATTCCGGCAATCTTCAATCTTAAATCAGCAATCTTAAATGTAGGTAGTATACAATATGCGTAACTTTTGGTGTTGACGTAAGAGAAGCATCTGTCTAACCTGAGAAAGGAGAACACCAAACTCAGGAGGTTCAGATGCTTCCCGGACAAACAGAAGTTCGTCCAGAAAACAATGTAGCACCTAATGTAGCTGACGTCAATGATCTCTTTGATACCTG contains:
- a CDS encoding cytochrome c biogenesis protein CcdA; translation: MIQSLISGAEQAIRSSPWLAPLLVFLGGLLTASNPCVLAMIPLAIAFVSGNESVKSWRSGALFSLFFVLGLSFTFAILGVIAALAGRLLGDVGPFWKYIILIVCLAMGGHLLGFLKFRSSFSSRIEVRKGGFLGAFILGLLFGTVSTPCAAPILVVLLTYLAASKSSVPFGVLLLFCYALGHSVLVLASGVSFGFVKQVVSSERFARTNMWLQKGAGILIIGVGVFLFLSR
- a CDS encoding FAD-binding protein, with amino-acid sequence MAKTGRKKTEEKEEDWFIERDARQTLFEMFKEMKEKVVLEVFTKKGENDPYNDVTVKFTRDLAKLSSKIQVNLNSVADAKSKKYDVASSPTVLINPEQYRIRYTGAPAGEEGRSFIETIMLVSRRQSGLSKASKEILSKLSEKRNVQVFVTLACPYCPGQVLNAFRAAIEKPDLVSGECVDSNENVDLAKKYNVGSVPHTVINGKTMGLGFEPEERFISELVTLEPVEEWAPSVDEEMVEADVVIVGAGPAGLTAGIYAERSGLNAVVLEKETIGGQVLVTPSVENYPGFDNIAGKKLMEMISAHAQNYVNVREGEEVREIKIGKNIEAITNRARYVAKALILATGARYRKLKARGEDRFFGHGVSYCAMCDGNLYKGRDVIVVGGGNTALTDALYLKSLRANVRIVHRRDQFRAEKYLQESVKKENIPVIWDSAVEEILGKDKLDGVKLKNTKDNTTQEAKTDGLFVSIGEVPNIQLATEVGIELSDSGFIKVDRKGKTNIPRIYAAGDVTGAVRQIVTAVGEGAAAAMSAFEGISSPYWTRKAND
- a CDS encoding transcriptional repressor, with the protein product MKVKVKNSSERVALLQFKKYIRSQGLKWTQQRELIGSLFLSKRSHLSAQEVYDEVRKKDPRVGYSTVYRTLKLAVDAGLVSERRFGPDETLFEPATEEKHHDHLICKKCGRIIEFENAKIEDLQKEVAREKNFEIRERRLVLYGYCSKCHQRRRRQ
- a CDS encoding YbhB/YbcL family Raf kinase inhibitor-like protein, whose amino-acid sequence is MSIEIKSSAFEEGGIIPRKHTCDGEDVSPALSWSGVPDGTRGLALICDDPDAPMGIWVHWVIYGIPADTTDLPEAVPAERTVLESVKQGITDFRRIGYGGPCPPKGAPHRYFFKLYALDTDLALDSGITKKELLAAMEGHILAQGQLMGRYGR
- a CDS encoding thioredoxin family protein, translating into MKVEVFGPGCPRCKKTEENVREVLRSLEIDAEVVLVKDIEEMTSRGVLRTPAVFVDGKKASEGKVPGPEEIKEWLTGK
- a CDS encoding ferrous iron transport protein A, yielding METMNLTQLESGQSGEVVFIEGGRNVTCKLSVMGIRVGVTVTKITSQLMRGPVSIQVGGTQLAIGYGMARRIIVEVDE
- a CDS encoding ferrous iron transporter B, with protein sequence MKAVLLMGNPNVGKSVLFSRLTGVYVVASNYPGTTVEYTKGFMMLGGEKAVVIDAPGTYTLEPASRAEEVASELLEEADVVINVVDATNLERNLNLTLELIKKGIPFIIALNLWDESKHTGISIDVRSLEESLGVPVVPTSAISGEGIKTLVSRVAEANPGSYQYKEEERWFEIGRLVDFVQKVSHRHHTFLERLADASVMPATGIPIALIVMFAIFQIIRWVGESLIAYVFEPIFEKLWAPLVMRLSALLGSGGFIHDVLIGKLVEGEIDFVESLGLLTTGLFVPFAMVLPYVFAFYFVLSFLEDSGYLPRLGVLVDTVMHRLGLHGLSVIPMLLGLGCNVPGAMATRVLETRRERFIAATLMAICVPCMAQIAMIVGLVGRHGAAGLGVVFGTLFAVWIIIGLVMNRFLKGESPEIFVEIPPYRPPYLVGLMKKLWMRTTHFLKEAVPWVIIGVFIVNILYALHIIDFIGKITAPVITRVLGLPREAVGALIIGFLRKDVAVGMLSPLGLNLRQLIVASVVLTMYFPCVATFIILIKELGIKDMAKSAVIMVTSAVAVGGILNLILRIF